TTAAAACTCAAAAGTGATATATCTGTATTACTTGATTCGCTATGTTTATATAAAGATTTAACAGCTTGGGAGAATATTGAGTTTTTTGATAGGATTTATTATAACAATTCAACTATGCATGATAGAAAAAAACGAATACAAGAATCCTTAAAAAAGGTAGGATTATTAGATAATAAAAACGATAAAATTATATTTTTTTCTAAGGGCATGCGCCAAAGATTAGCTTTAGCAAGAGCATTTAATGCCAATGCTAAACTCTTAATTTTAGATGAGCCGACTATAGGCTTAGATGTAGATGGTCAATTAATGATTAGAGAACAGCTATTGCAGTTACAAAAAAGGAAAACGACTATCATAATTAGTTCACACAACTTAAATGAGCTACAAAAAATTTGCAAGCGTTATGCTTTTATTAAAGATGGTAAGCTTAAGGCATCTGGTACACTAACAGAAATTAATAACAGTATTTTACTAGATACAAACAATACCGACCTTGAGACTATTTATAAAGGCATTATGGATATATCAGATAATGGCCAATAATCCGTTTCTCTGGAAGGAGTTAAAGACGCTAAAAAACAATCTGCTATATACGATTATGATTGTAGCTATTTCAATAGCTTTGGCTGTAAAGGTAGATTTGAATATTAATTATATAACCTATTATCTATGTGCTTATATTTTTCTTTCAGGCATAAGCTTTAGCTTTATTAAGATATTAAAAACTAATATACAGGCTATGTTAACTCTTCCCTGTTCTATAACTAAAATTATAAAATTAAAAGCAGCTGCCTATTTATTAATTAAGCTCGTCACAATAATAGTTATTACCATTTTAATTGTGTTATTTTATTGCTCAAAATTTAGTTTTACAGTAGAGTTGGTTATTAATCTTCTACAATATCTTTTATTTTTAATATCTTTATGGAACTGGGGTTTGTTAATAGCTACCTTAACCCTGTTAAATGGAAAAAACAGCATAATAATTGAGCTGTGTAAATGTATTTTTTTCTTGGCAATATTCAAATTTTCAAATACATCTTATGTTTATGGGGGCTACAGTCTACTAACACTGGCTACAATTCTATTAAATAAAATAGCTTTTAAAAAATTAAATAATGAAAGCTTACTAATGAAAGGATTATTATCATGAAGGCAATATTATGGAAAAAGTATCTTAATATTAAAAAAAATAAGGTAAAAACACTTCTGTTTTTACTAATGCCTATTGTCTACTTTATACTAAATACTATTAAAGAAATAAACATTAACACTACCATTGCTTATTTTCCTTTTATATGCACCTTGCTTAGCAATTTATGTAATTGGAGTTTAGAAGACTTAGTATATACTGAGGTAATACTAACAAGTAAAATCAACATTAAAAGCATTTGGAAAGCAAATCACTTATTTATAGCTATAGCTGGCTATTGTTATTCGTTAACTGTCTTGTTTATAGCTGTAATAACAAGCTCTATACTATATAATAATGTTCATGGCATATCTGTTTTGGCTGTGCTAATGTGTTTCTTTTTTGTTTTAGCTGATATTGCAATTTTAGCTAACTCAACAGTGCATTATTCGGATTTCTCTAAGCTTAAGCAAATATACTCAAGTATATTTGGTATTGCATCTATTGCTTTACCCACTTTGTTTTTATTTAAAACTCAATATTTTGCAGTAAACCCTTTGTATTTTTCAGGTATTGTTGGAGGCTCAATAATTTTATTGTATGTTGCTAACTTAATTGTTAACACAACTAATAATGAGTCATTAATCATAAACATGCAAAAATTACAAATAGGGTATATTAACAGCGTTATTTTAGAATAGAGGTAATAATATGAATAGAATCTTAATGGGTATTATTTGGAGTTTTCTTGGTTTAGCAATAATGATTGCTATCATGTTAATTAAGTATAGTCCAAAAAATGGACTCAGCAAAAAAGCTATAAAAAAAACTTTTATTAAAATGATAATGATATGGTTAATGATATCTGCATTTTTTTTATTAGCTAAAAAATGGTAACTTTTAGTTAGGAGAATTATATTGATTAATAAAATAAAAGAATATCGAGAAATTAATAATATAACTCAACAGGGTTTAGCAGAATCTGTAGGTGTTTCAAGGCAAACTATTAGCTCACTAGAGAGTGGTAGGTATAACCCTTCTGCTATTTTGGCCTATAAAGTTGCTCAGGTTTTTAATGTAAGTATAGAGGAAGTATTTTTATTTGAGGAGGAGTTACACAATGTATAAAAAGCTTAAAAAAGAGATTATTAACAACATATTATTCGTTGTTTTAGGCTTAGCTTTTATAGGTTATGGTTATTTTATGGCTAAGGATAATCCTTACCTTATATCTATGGGAATAATGTTTGCTGTTATAGGTAGTATACAATGCCTAATTTACTATTTTAATAAAAATAATAAAAAAATTGCAAAGAATTTAAGCCTTGAAAATGAAGAAAGAAATGTTTTTATTAGAAACGAAAGCACACGTAAAGCGTTTTGGATTATGTTCTTTTTTGTGCTAATTACTAGTAATTTAAACTACTTTAATAAGCTTAATGTTAATACCTATGGAGTGGTAATAATATGTGTAATGTCTGTTTTATACTTTGTTTTGTTAAGTATTAATTGTAAAAAGTATTAGTAGGCTTCTCTAACTACTGGGTGGACTCGCCTGCGGCAGGTGGATAGTTGGTAAATCAACTACGGTTGGGGCTTACGCGGGTTTAAACCAGCTCTTTAAATAAAGCAGCTTTGATCTTATAGTACATTTTATTAGCAAACATGAATACAACTGCAAAAACAACTTGAAGTGCCATGATTTTAAAGACCAAGTTACCATAGTAGGTGGTAAGCTGGTCTTCGCCTTTTTATTGATTATTCGAGGTATTACTTAGGCGAACACGAGGTTCGCCCCTACTACCCCTTTTAACTCAATTAACTTAATTGGTGGTTTAAAATGTAATAAGATATTTTTTGAATACTAAGTTACTCACCGTACTCATAAACCCACCCCGTAACCCAGGGTTACCCACACCGAAGTTGCGTTAGCTACTTGCCAAACCATGGATGCAAAGCAAATCCACCACGTACCTAAAGCATACCTACTCTATTAACAATTCTGTTAAAGACCTCCCATATTATCCAACTAGGTAAGGATTTTAATAAGCTCAATTGCCAACGCTCTGGTTCACTTATTATTCCTTTTTCATGTAGGTTTTCTAAGGCTTTTTTGCCTAAAGAAAGTCTCCAGTCATCTGCTTTTTTTAATAGCCTCATAGGATCAACAGAGTTATTAAATTGACTATTAGTAGAGTGCCAAAAATGCTTATCATTATAATGACCAATTCGTATTTCAAAGTATAAAAACGGAGGTGATATACAACTCACTACCCCAGTTGTAGCTACTGAATCACCCTGTTTAACGTTAAAACCTATATCAACATCAATAGAGTTTAAATTAGCATAAATACTACAAAATTCATTGTGTTGTATAATTAAATATTTTCCATATGCTGTTTCATTACTAAGTTCCACAACTGTTCCATCTGCAACTGCGAATACTTCTGAAAAAAGTGCACAATTAAATTTTATGCCATCACATTTATTATTATTGCTTTGTAGTTCACCGTATTTACTAATTATATGGCGTGATTTACTAGGATATATTATAGATTCCATTATTTATTGCTAATGCAAATACACCTCCGCAAAATTAAAGATTATTATAAAGTAGGCACTAATTTTCTTTTATTCATAACATACTTAAAGAATTTTATTAGCTTTAAGGTTTGTCTTGTAATATACACTATGCGTAGGGTTGTTCTAAAATACATTAATTAGTTAGTAAAATGAGATATAAAAGCAATTTATTTTAACTAGCTTACTGTAACTCTAATTTTTTAATACTTAAACGATAAAATATGTTTTTGTGTGGATTATATACATTTTTTAGTATCTTAATTAATACACTAGGTACAAGATAGTTAACTGGAGATACTTTTATGTCTAAAAAATTTATTTTAGTTTACTTACCGTTTCTATTAATGCTTATTTTAGTAATTATGGCTTACAAACCAATATTTATTAGTTTAAATAATGTGCCTATTGAGTTTACTATAAATCCTATTTTAGTAAATGATACTATTATTGTTTCACTACCAGAAATTGCGAATATACTTAATGCAAAAACATTAATAAATAACAGCAAACAATCAATATTAATTTTCAATAACTATAATTACATTATGTTTTATCCTCAAGCTAAAAAGTATATTGTTGATGGCTTAGAGTATAACCTTAAAATTGATTTGCCAATTATAAAAAACACCTACATGGTACCCTTAAACCCTGTTTTAAAATGCTTTGGTGCTACTATAGAAAGAGAAAATTATAGAAAAAAGCTAGTTATTAATATTAGCTACTAAAGCTTTTTATTAAATGAGAAATACAAGATTTTTTTTGATCTTCATAGTCTATAAATTTTTGCAAATTTAATCTGTAAATATCTAAGCCTGTTTTGAGATATTGAGTGGTATATGAAATAAACTCAAATGGTATGTTTAAAATATTAAGTAATAAAATAATATCACTATTACTATAACCCGATCTTTTAACGTAGCTTGCTAAACAATTACCAATAAGTTCTGTATTCCATTTTAAACTTTTAATAAATTTTATTAAATCATATATAACTGTGTTATATTGAAAACTTTCTAAATCAATAATATAAATACCAGAGTCACTTTTAATAAAATTACGCAAACCACTATCTCCATGGCATAACTGTTTTACCTTT
This Clostridium sp. 'deep sea' DNA region includes the following protein-coding sequences:
- a CDS encoding helix-turn-helix transcriptional regulator gives rise to the protein MINKIKEYREINNITQQGLAESVGVSRQTISSLESGRYNPSAILAYKVAQVFNVSIEEVFLFEEELHNV
- a CDS encoding ABC transporter ATP-binding protein; this encodes MNIICKDISKVIKNKKIIKNISFNVNEGEIFGLVGPNGAGKTTLIRLILNLYNLSNGDIWVNGISVSSKSFLKLKSDISVLLDSLCLYKDLTAWENIEFFDRIYYNNSTMHDRKKRIQESLKKVGLLDNKNDKIIFFSKGMRQRLALARAFNANAKLLILDEPTIGLDVDGQLMIREQLLQLQKRKTTIIISSHNLNELQKICKRYAFIKDGKLKASGTLTEINNSILLDTNNTDLETIYKGIMDISDNGQ
- a CDS encoding M23 family metallopeptidase gives rise to the protein MESIIYPSKSRHIISKYGELQSNNNKCDGIKFNCALFSEVFAVADGTVVELSNETAYGKYLIIQHNEFCSIYANLNSIDVDIGFNVKQGDSVATTGVVSCISPPFLYFEIRIGHYNDKHFWHSTNSQFNNSVDPMRLLKKADDWRLSLGKKALENLHEKGIISEPERWQLSLLKSLPSWIIWEVFNRIVNRVGML
- a CDS encoding stalk domain-containing protein, translated to MSKKFILVYLPFLLMLILVIMAYKPIFISLNNVPIEFTINPILVNDTIIVSLPEIANILNAKTLINNSKQSILIFNNYNYIMFYPQAKKYIVDGLEYNLKIDLPIIKNTYMVPLNPVLKCFGATIERENYRKKLVINISY